In Deinococcus sedimenti, a single genomic region encodes these proteins:
- a CDS encoding response regulator — MNAPLRVLLADDNLGDRLLAEEAFSALDADVDLHFCENGRQALDRLRGPDQWQPDVVVLDINMPVMDGFEALRQIRTDPDLRQYPVVMLSSSRNPDDITTAYDLLAASYLVKEQDFLTFVTQMESFVAYWSHCTFCTTHPPAV; from the coding sequence ATGAACGCCCCGCTCCGGGTCCTGCTGGCCGACGACAACCTCGGGGACCGGCTGCTGGCCGAGGAAGCCTTCTCGGCTCTCGATGCAGACGTGGACCTGCACTTCTGCGAGAACGGCCGTCAGGCTCTGGACCGCCTGCGCGGCCCGGATCAGTGGCAACCGGACGTCGTGGTGCTGGACATCAACATGCCGGTCATGGACGGCTTCGAGGCCCTGCGCCAGATCCGTACGGACCCGGACCTGCGGCAGTACCCGGTCGTCATGCTGTCATCGTCCCGCAACCCGGACGACATCACGACCGCGTACGACCTGCTGGCCGCGTCGTACCTGGTGAAGGAGCAGGACTTCCTGACCTTCGTGACCCAGATGGAGTCGTTCGTGGCGTACTGGTCCCACTGCACGTTCTGCACGACCCACCCGCCAGCCGTCTGA
- a CDS encoding TRAP transporter permease: MSDPTRPISSDPTLTPPGQEMTEGERRAIEMVEAAETGGRKLFGWQRGLVTLVAVAWCLYQMYAAQVGNIDTLTLRATHLGFAFFLAYLVFPHRKTPGQPQTRVPWYDWILGIGATGTAAYLIAQYPSIANQQGGLLTSTDVWVGSAMVILLLLAAWRTIGIAMPIVAGVFMLYALTGPKGLIRGDLGPQLQLHAGQTWPQVVGQLFANTEGIFGTAIGVSAQIVFLFVLFGAIFDKLGAGEWFMRVAQGILGGFRGGAAKASILSSALNGVISGSAVSNVVTGGNITIGTMIRTGYSREKAGAIEVASSSNGQLMPPVMGAAAFIMAQNLNIEYRSLILAAAIPAFLCYGALLVVAHIEALKLGLKGLPKNELPPVRRTLLSGWYYMLPLGYLIGTLSINPEANPERVALNTIFVMLIMMFVQEAFLANRDGRGVGRGLLDGGKKIIEAFEGGARSMIGIAIATAAAGIIVGIVTITGLGFGLADIVQLASDGIRNAFAFAGPQVATFASIVVVLLMAQLIALILGMGLPTTANYILMSALIVPIIAKIAGLDPTNPAQMLPVHMFVFYFGIMADSTPPVALAAFAAAAISGGNPVATGVQAFQYELRTALLAYMMFFNPQLLLIANGRLGGVTWAEAIPMILFAFIGLVAFSAATLRFLHRRTNPVQAILLLVASLILIIPTHILWNLGALGLIALVYFWQKAGGRASPPAEPPAALA; this comes from the coding sequence ATGAGCGACCCCACCCGCCCCATCAGCAGCGACCCGACACTCACCCCGCCCGGCCAGGAGATGACCGAGGGCGAACGCCGCGCCATCGAGATGGTCGAGGCCGCCGAGACCGGCGGACGCAAACTCTTCGGCTGGCAGCGCGGCCTCGTCACCCTGGTCGCCGTCGCGTGGTGCCTGTACCAGATGTACGCCGCGCAGGTCGGCAACATCGACACCCTCACCCTGCGCGCCACGCACCTGGGCTTCGCGTTCTTCCTGGCGTACCTCGTGTTCCCGCACCGCAAGACGCCGGGGCAGCCGCAGACCCGCGTGCCTTGGTACGACTGGATCCTGGGCATCGGCGCGACCGGCACCGCCGCGTACCTGATCGCGCAGTACCCCAGCATCGCCAATCAGCAGGGTGGGCTACTGACCAGCACCGACGTGTGGGTGGGCAGCGCCATGGTCATCCTGCTGCTGCTCGCCGCGTGGCGCACCATCGGCATCGCGATGCCCATCGTGGCCGGCGTGTTCATGCTGTACGCCCTGACCGGCCCCAAGGGCCTGATCCGCGGCGACCTGGGCCCCCAACTTCAGCTGCACGCCGGTCAGACTTGGCCGCAGGTCGTGGGCCAGCTGTTCGCCAATACGGAAGGCATCTTCGGGACCGCTATCGGCGTCTCGGCGCAGATCGTGTTCCTGTTCGTGCTGTTCGGCGCGATCTTCGACAAGCTCGGCGCGGGCGAATGGTTCATGCGCGTCGCGCAGGGCATCCTGGGCGGCTTCCGGGGCGGGGCGGCCAAGGCCAGCATCCTGTCCAGCGCCCTGAACGGCGTGATCTCCGGCTCAGCGGTCAGCAACGTCGTGACCGGCGGGAACATCACCATCGGGACCATGATCCGCACCGGGTACAGCCGCGAGAAGGCTGGCGCCATCGAGGTCGCCAGTTCCAGCAACGGCCAGCTCATGCCGCCCGTCATGGGTGCCGCCGCGTTCATCATGGCGCAGAACCTGAACATCGAGTACCGCAGCCTGATCCTCGCCGCCGCCATCCCCGCGTTCCTCTGCTACGGCGCGCTGCTCGTCGTGGCGCACATCGAGGCCCTCAAACTGGGCCTGAAAGGCCTGCCGAAGAACGAGCTGCCCCCGGTGCGCCGCACGCTGCTGAGCGGCTGGTACTACATGCTGCCGCTGGGCTACCTGATCGGCACCCTGAGCATCAACCCCGAGGCGAACCCCGAACGGGTCGCGCTGAACACCATCTTCGTCATGCTGATCATGATGTTCGTGCAGGAGGCCTTCCTGGCCAACCGCGACGGACGCGGCGTCGGCCGCGGCCTCCTTGACGGCGGGAAGAAGATCATCGAGGCGTTCGAGGGCGGCGCCCGCTCCATGATCGGCATCGCCATCGCCACCGCCGCCGCCGGGATCATCGTCGGCATCGTGACCATCACCGGCCTAGGCTTCGGCCTGGCGGACATCGTGCAGCTCGCCAGCGACGGCATCCGGAACGCCTTCGCGTTCGCCGGCCCGCAGGTCGCCACCTTCGCGTCCATCGTGGTGGTCCTGCTCATGGCGCAGCTCATCGCACTGATCCTCGGCATGGGCCTCCCCACCACCGCCAACTACATCCTGATGAGCGCCCTGATCGTCCCCATCATCGCCAAGATCGCGGGCCTGGACCCCACCAACCCCGCGCAGATGCTCCCCGTGCACATGTTCGTCTTCTACTTCGGCATCATGGCCGACAGCACCCCGCCCGTCGCCCTCGCCGCGTTCGCCGCCGCCGCCATCAGTGGCGGGAACCCCGTCGCGACCGGCGTGCAGGCTTTCCAATACGAGCTGCGCACCGCTCTGCTGGCGTACATGATGTTCTTCAACCCGCAGCTGCTGCTCATCGCCAACGGCCGCCTGGGCGGCGTCACCTGGGCCGAGGCGATTCCCATGATCCTCTTTGCCTTCATCGGCCTCGTCGCGTTCAGCGCCGCCACGCTGCGCTTCCTGCACCGCCGCACCAACCCCGTGCAGGCCATCCTGCTGCTCGTCGCCTCCCTGATCCTGATCATCCCCACCCACATCCTCTGGAACCTCGGGGCCCTCGGGCTGATTGCCTTGGTGTACTTCTGGCAGAAGGCCGGCGGCCGCGCCTCACCGCCCGCAGAGCCGCCCGCTGCACTGGCCTGA
- a CDS encoding TAXI family TRAP transporter solute-binding subunit, with translation MKKTTKQLGALLILGTAAIALAQGTTFLTIGSGSTTGVYFPVATGMAKMVNDAGAGVRANARSTGGSVFNVNAIATGELDAAIAQNDVVYYAYKGTGLQAFQGKANAKLRTMAVLYPEVLHVVARKDSGIRSIADLKGKRVVIGDLGSGTELTAKQVLESYGLGFDDLGQALRVSPAQGITLMQDKRADALFYTVGVGASAISQIAQTVDVAMVPVGGNQASSLIKKYPFYVRYNIPAKSYKGVGATVPSVAVQATLVTSTAVSDDAVYKAMKAMFDDEAALKAIHPSLATNFSYAKAVKGIPAPLHAGAVKFFKEKGLNVK, from the coding sequence ATGAAGAAGACCACGAAACAACTCGGTGCCCTGCTCATTCTCGGCACCGCCGCCATCGCCCTCGCGCAGGGCACCACCTTCCTGACCATCGGTTCGGGCAGCACCACCGGCGTGTACTTCCCCGTCGCGACCGGCATGGCCAAGATGGTCAACGACGCCGGGGCCGGCGTGCGCGCCAACGCCCGCTCCACCGGCGGCAGCGTCTTCAACGTCAACGCCATCGCCACCGGCGAACTCGACGCCGCCATCGCGCAGAACGACGTCGTGTACTACGCGTACAAGGGCACCGGCCTGCAGGCCTTCCAGGGCAAGGCGAACGCCAAGCTGCGCACCATGGCCGTCCTGTACCCCGAAGTGCTGCACGTCGTGGCGCGCAAGGACAGCGGCATCCGCTCGATTGCCGACCTGAAGGGCAAACGCGTCGTGATCGGCGACCTGGGCTCCGGCACGGAACTCACCGCCAAGCAGGTCCTCGAATCGTACGGGCTGGGCTTCGACGACCTAGGTCAGGCGCTGCGTGTGTCCCCCGCGCAGGGCATCACCCTGATGCAGGACAAACGCGCCGACGCGCTGTTCTACACCGTCGGCGTGGGCGCCAGCGCCATCAGCCAGATCGCGCAGACCGTGGACGTCGCCATGGTCCCCGTGGGCGGCAACCAGGCCAGCAGCCTGATCAAGAAGTACCCCTTCTACGTCCGCTACAACATCCCCGCCAAGAGCTACAAGGGCGTGGGCGCCACCGTCCCCAGCGTGGCCGTGCAGGCCACCCTGGTCACCAGCACCGCCGTCAGCGACGACGCCGTGTACAAGGCCATGAAAGCCATGTTCGACGACGAGGCCGCGCTGAAGGCCATCCACCCCAGCCTCGCGACTAACTTCAGCTACGCCAAGGCCGTCAAGGGCATTCCCGCGCCGCTGCACGCCGGGGCGGTCAAGTTCTTCAAGGAAAAAGGCCTGAACGTCAAGTAA
- a CDS encoding amino acid ABC transporter ATP-binding protein, whose product MTQSSPTAMGRQIRRDVPPIIDVRDIHKHFGTFHALRGVNLTVQPGEVVVVIGPSGSGKSTFIRTINALDPHDGGKITVDGIPLDGKGNLDAIRREVGMVFQSFNLFPHLTVLENITLAPTRVRRLSKADADKRGLDLLRRVGIEEQAHKYPAQLSGGQQQRVAIARALAMEPKVMLFDEPTSALDPEMIKEVLDVMKELARTGMTMLVVTHEMGFAREVADRILFFDQGNIVEDTTPEAFYQNPQHERARAFLSKILGH is encoded by the coding sequence ATGACGCAGTCCTCCCCCACCGCCATGGGCCGCCAGATCCGCCGGGACGTCCCCCCGATCATCGACGTGCGCGACATTCACAAACACTTCGGTACGTTCCACGCGCTGCGCGGCGTGAACCTGACCGTGCAGCCCGGCGAGGTCGTCGTCGTGATCGGCCCGTCCGGCAGCGGCAAGAGCACCTTCATCCGCACCATCAACGCCCTGGACCCGCACGACGGGGGGAAGATCACCGTGGACGGCATTCCGCTGGACGGCAAGGGCAACCTGGACGCCATCCGCCGCGAGGTCGGCATGGTGTTCCAGTCGTTCAACCTCTTCCCGCACCTGACCGTACTGGAGAACATCACGCTGGCCCCCACCCGCGTGCGCCGCCTCAGCAAGGCCGACGCGGACAAACGCGGCCTGGACCTGCTGCGCCGCGTGGGCATCGAGGAGCAGGCGCACAAGTACCCCGCGCAGCTGAGCGGCGGGCAGCAGCAGCGCGTGGCGATCGCGCGCGCCCTGGCGATGGAACCGAAGGTGATGCTGTTCGACGAACCCACCAGCGCCCTGGACCCCGAGATGATCAAGGAGGTGCTGGACGTCATGAAGGAACTGGCCCGCACCGGCATGACCATGCTGGTCGTCACGCACGAGATGGGCTTCGCGCGTGAGGTCGCCGACCGCATCCTGTTCTTCGATCAGGGCAACATCGTCGAGGACACCACCCCCGAAGCCTTCTACCAGAACCCGCAACACGAGCGCGCCAGGGCGTTCCTCAGCAAGATCCTGGGCCACTGA
- a CDS encoding PEP-CTERM sorting domain-containing protein, with protein sequence MDTPLLFIRIPFVALTDRNTSDLSTPRPEPASLLLALLGLNGFLSHSIGVRIRRRGGVARTRPRRRRTARR encoded by the coding sequence GTGGACACCCCTCTGCTGTTCATACGGATTCCGTTTGTTGCGTTGACAGATCGGAACACCTCCGATCTGTCAACTCCACGTCCGGAACCCGCTTCTCTCCTTCTCGCTCTGCTCGGATTGAACGGCTTTTTAAGCCATTCAATCGGAGTCCGTATCAGGCGTCGCGGCGGAGTTGCCCGCACCAGACCCAGGCGACGGCGCACAGCACGCCGCTGA
- a CDS encoding MFS transporter: MTTRAPWNRNERLGILNGWAIFLGDGFMSVAVVLTGFAARLGAPNWVIGLLPAIAGGGWMLPQLLVAARVRPLTHKLPVYRSAAVVRTGAYILMVLAAALLADRPALCLTLFILAMTVNALASGVSGLPFLEVVSKTVPSERRARFFGTRNLYGGLLAFGAGLLVRAILGSDLPFPLNYALILALGTVAFTFGYWVFGLVQEPADTPQDAQGTRAEIRAIPETLRDPHFRAFLTVRLLLAAASMSDPFLAVYALRELNYPVATLGTFVMALTGAAPLSNIVWQRVAERKGSRRIIRYATVFYGLAPLWALTVGLLHLPAWTYLIAFILTSTAAQGFNLGHTNHLLNIAPEHARSRYIGTLNTLVGAALFTPVLGGLLADRAGYGPVFVLSGVLCAVAWVWCGQLRRDA, encoded by the coding sequence ATGACGACCCGCGCGCCGTGGAACCGCAACGAACGCCTGGGCATCCTCAACGGCTGGGCCATCTTCCTCGGCGACGGCTTCATGAGCGTCGCCGTCGTCCTGACCGGCTTCGCCGCCCGCCTCGGCGCGCCCAACTGGGTGATCGGCCTGCTGCCCGCCATCGCCGGGGGCGGCTGGATGCTCCCGCAACTGCTCGTCGCGGCGCGCGTCCGGCCCCTGACCCACAAACTCCCGGTGTACCGCTCCGCCGCCGTTGTCCGGACCGGCGCGTACATCCTGATGGTGCTGGCCGCCGCGCTCCTCGCCGACCGGCCCGCGCTGTGCCTCACGCTGTTCATCCTCGCCATGACCGTCAACGCCCTGGCGTCCGGCGTGAGCGGCCTGCCCTTCCTGGAGGTCGTCAGCAAGACGGTCCCCAGCGAACGACGCGCCCGCTTCTTCGGCACCCGCAACCTGTACGGCGGCCTGCTCGCCTTCGGCGCGGGGCTGCTGGTGCGGGCCATCCTGGGCAGCGACCTGCCCTTCCCGCTGAACTACGCCCTGATTCTCGCGCTGGGCACCGTCGCGTTCACGTTCGGGTACTGGGTGTTCGGCCTGGTGCAGGAACCCGCCGACACGCCCCAGGACGCCCAGGGCACCCGCGCTGAGATCCGCGCGATTCCCGAGACGCTGCGCGACCCGCACTTCCGGGCGTTCCTGACCGTCCGCCTGCTGCTGGCCGCCGCCAGCATGAGCGACCCCTTCCTGGCCGTGTACGCCCTGCGAGAACTGAACTATCCGGTCGCCACCCTGGGCACCTTCGTCATGGCCCTGACTGGCGCCGCGCCCCTGAGCAACATCGTGTGGCAGCGCGTTGCTGAACGCAAAGGCTCGCGGCGCATCATCCGCTACGCTACCGTGTTCTACGGCCTCGCGCCCCTGTGGGCCCTGACCGTCGGGCTGCTGCACCTGCCCGCCTGGACGTACCTGATCGCGTTCATCCTGACGAGTACCGCCGCGCAGGGCTTCAACCTGGGCCACACCAACCACCTGCTGAACATCGCCCCGGAACACGCCCGCAGCCGCTACATCGGCACGCTGAATACCCTGGTCGGCGCGGCCCTGTTCACCCCCGTCCTCGGCGGTCTGCTCGCCGACCGCGCCGGATACGGCCCGGTGTTCGTCCTCAGCGGCGTGCTGTGCGCCGTCGCCTGGGTCTGGTGCGGGCAACTCCGCCGCGACGCCTGA
- a CDS encoding histone deacetylase family protein, with product MTDPDHTGPYRAWTPAAYTFPLPDGHRFPAYKYAGVRDRLSGLLPVLDTPNLSWADAARAHDPLWLRRWRRGEIDRHEERAFGLPWSAEVVERARRAAGGSLAALHDALRVGWGINLAGGTHHAFRDRAEGFCLVNDAAILTRVALGDGLARRVAILDLDVHQGNGTAALLEGEDRAFTLSVHGERNYPFRKERSSLDLGLGDGVTDQDYLRVLREQALPALDAFRPDLLLYLAGVDVLAGDRFGRFALTLDGVRERNRAVLTWARSAGIPVVTMMAGGYNRDHALTVEAHASVVLDGLDVLP from the coding sequence GTGACCGACCCCGACCACACCGGGCCGTACCGTGCCTGGACGCCCGCCGCCTACACGTTCCCCCTCCCGGACGGGCACCGCTTCCCGGCGTACAAGTACGCGGGCGTCCGCGACCGCCTGAGCGGGCTGCTGCCCGTGCTGGACACCCCGAACCTCAGCTGGGCGGACGCCGCCCGCGCCCACGACCCGCTGTGGCTGCGGCGCTGGCGCAGGGGCGAGATCGATCGGCACGAGGAACGCGCCTTCGGCCTGCCCTGGAGCGCGGAGGTGGTGGAACGCGCCCGCCGCGCCGCCGGGGGGTCCCTGGCCGCCCTGCACGACGCGCTGCGGGTCGGGTGGGGCATCAACCTGGCGGGCGGCACGCACCACGCCTTCCGCGACCGTGCCGAGGGATTCTGCCTCGTGAACGACGCCGCGATCCTCACCCGCGTGGCCCTGGGTGACGGACTGGCGCGCCGCGTGGCGATCCTTGACCTGGACGTCCATCAGGGTAACGGTACCGCCGCGCTGCTGGAAGGCGAGGACCGGGCGTTTACCCTCAGCGTTCACGGCGAGCGGAACTACCCCTTCCGCAAGGAACGCAGCAGCCTCGACCTCGGCCTGGGGGACGGCGTGACCGATCAGGACTACCTGCGGGTGCTGCGCGAGCAGGCGCTCCCGGCGCTGGACGCCTTCCGGCCCGACCTTCTGCTGTACCTCGCCGGGGTGGACGTCCTGGCCGGGGACCGCTTCGGGCGATTCGCCCTGACCCTGGACGGCGTGCGCGAACGCAACCGCGCCGTGCTGACCTGGGCGCGCAGCGCGGGCATTCCCGTCGTGACGATGATGGCCGGCGGGTACAACCGAGACCACGCCCTGACGGTCGAGGCGCACGCCAGCGTGGTCCTCGACGGCCTAGACGTGCTGCCCTGA